From a single Halogeometricum sp. S3BR5-2 genomic region:
- a CDS encoding universal stress protein — protein MPNRLGESQTVGYASPDGGRATSERVLCLFDPGEPADGEFLRVAESLADGGRFVVPVRDASVAESLKPSSSDASADYETRFLERPPAVTAEWVSDVVDRFDITVIFDIRDRKSMLGGGELALASGGNHVTVTRNAELDGISSVLVPVARGPHLDATLDMARALAESADAWVDLFHVVEEGETESDVDDLFEYCSDRLLGFADFDTWRYEAEEDETPARAIVDQSSYYDATVIGAPEKGRLREFVDGSTTEIVQSLCENAVVTVRSGEVEVSRLDRWLGEFLAPKR, from the coding sequence ATGCCTAACCGTCTCGGGGAGAGCCAGACCGTGGGGTACGCCTCTCCGGACGGCGGACGAGCGACGAGCGAGCGGGTGCTCTGTCTGTTCGACCCGGGAGAACCGGCCGACGGGGAGTTCCTGCGGGTCGCCGAGTCGCTGGCGGACGGCGGTCGGTTCGTCGTCCCCGTGCGGGACGCGAGCGTCGCCGAGTCGCTGAAGCCGTCGTCGTCGGACGCGTCGGCCGACTACGAGACGCGCTTTCTCGAACGGCCGCCGGCGGTGACCGCCGAGTGGGTGAGCGACGTCGTCGACCGCTTCGACATCACCGTCATCTTCGATATCCGCGACCGCAAGTCGATGCTCGGCGGCGGCGAACTGGCCCTCGCCTCTGGCGGCAACCACGTCACGGTGACGCGGAACGCGGAACTCGACGGCATCTCCTCGGTGCTCGTCCCCGTCGCGCGCGGCCCGCACCTCGACGCGACGCTCGATATGGCGCGCGCCCTCGCCGAGTCGGCCGACGCCTGGGTCGACCTGTTCCACGTCGTCGAGGAGGGCGAGACGGAGAGCGACGTCGACGACCTGTTCGAGTACTGCTCCGACCGCCTGCTCGGGTTCGCCGACTTCGATACGTGGCGCTACGAGGCGGAGGAGGACGAGACGCCCGCGCGGGCCATCGTCGACCAGTCGTCGTACTACGACGCTACGGTCATCGGCGCCCCGGAGAAGGGTCGACTCCGGGAGTTCGTCGACGGGTCGACGACCGAAATCGTCCAGTCGCTGTGCGAGAACGCGGTCGTCACCGTCCGGAGCGGCGAGGTGGAAGTCTCGCGGCTCGACCGGTGGCTCGGCGAATTCCTCGCTCCGAAGCGCTGA
- a CDS encoding DICT sensory domain-containing protein: MTLTEIIDDVLERDYRLVVVGGVDAEGRELLESFFRAQGAEVAFEGEGGVDEEGDGDNRSISAETAVLYRDGARRADADVDSLTEYVRRDRGRFETNRTEPPLVAELTSGTTTIREQSRGQMLQGSRVIEHLAWQSKTGRLHGGFQRFSRFTKHIPTRNLYRRLGESGVDVHVHGVPNVEVEGSAGLSVHPHTEEDELRTTWFVVYQGEEDDAALLAQERSPDRYSGLWTFDGALTTEVRASVESQMSDAVE; encoded by the coding sequence GTGACGCTCACGGAGATAATCGACGACGTGCTCGAACGCGACTACCGCCTCGTCGTCGTCGGCGGCGTCGACGCCGAGGGGCGGGAACTGCTCGAATCGTTCTTCCGCGCGCAGGGCGCCGAGGTGGCGTTCGAGGGCGAGGGAGGTGTAGACGAAGAGGGGGACGGCGACAACCGGTCCATTTCGGCCGAGACGGCCGTCCTCTACCGCGACGGCGCCCGCCGCGCCGACGCCGACGTCGACAGCCTGACGGAGTACGTCCGGCGCGACCGGGGTCGGTTCGAGACGAACCGCACGGAACCTCCGCTGGTGGCCGAACTGACGTCCGGGACGACGACCATCCGCGAGCAGTCGCGCGGGCAGATGCTCCAGGGGTCGAGAGTCATCGAGCACCTCGCGTGGCAGTCGAAGACGGGGCGACTGCACGGCGGGTTCCAGCGGTTCTCGCGGTTCACGAAACACATCCCGACGCGGAACCTCTACCGACGACTGGGCGAGTCGGGGGTGGACGTCCACGTCCACGGCGTCCCGAACGTCGAGGTGGAGGGGTCGGCGGGGCTATCCGTCCACCCCCACACCGAGGAGGACGAACTCCGGACGACGTGGTTCGTCGTCTACCAGGGCGAGGAGGACGACGCCGCCCTTCTCGCGCAGGAACGGAGTCCGGACCGCTACTCGGGCCTGTGGACGTTCGACGGGGCGCTGACGACGGAGGTGCGGGCGTCCGTCGAGTCGCAGATGAGCGACGCCGTCGAGTGA
- a CDS encoding Vms1/Ankzf1 family peptidyl-tRNA hydrolase has product MSSTTSDLHDRIETVSNAEADGEQLVSVAIPPQESLEATRRRVEEDHAEAEYLDVREEVRKPLKQALEETRRVLHEYEETPENGLVAYVGVVDTELVTHVFDDLPTPVSTGTYEYGNEFDTDPLSPATTQTDTHGLLVVSRDSATLGRYDGETIEHVDTVESDVPSKQTAAGGKEDDFQGRSQERADEFYDEVGEAAARVFLDDAPSDAVDDASPGTEFEGEALLVAGSEVTAEQFLEGDHLSEPLADAAVGPFDAEYASEQGLRELVDAAEEAGELGTTDARGALERFFEALDDDEETAIGGHEDVERALELDAVDTLVVADSLPEEEVQSLAERAEEQGGECVVAPEGLDRTERLEAAFDGVGALLRFPIE; this is encoded by the coding sequence ATGTCTTCGACAACCAGCGACCTGCACGACCGGATCGAGACCGTATCGAACGCCGAAGCGGACGGCGAGCAACTCGTCTCCGTCGCCATCCCGCCCCAGGAATCGCTCGAAGCGACGCGTCGGCGCGTCGAAGAGGACCACGCCGAGGCCGAGTACCTCGACGTCCGCGAGGAGGTCCGCAAACCGCTCAAGCAGGCGCTCGAAGAGACCCGCCGCGTCCTCCACGAGTACGAGGAGACGCCCGAGAACGGGCTGGTCGCCTACGTCGGCGTCGTCGACACCGAACTCGTAACGCACGTCTTCGACGACCTGCCGACGCCCGTCTCGACGGGGACGTACGAGTACGGTAACGAGTTCGACACGGACCCGCTCTCGCCGGCGACGACGCAGACAGACACCCACGGCCTGCTCGTCGTCTCCCGCGACAGCGCGACGCTCGGCCGGTACGACGGCGAGACCATCGAGCACGTCGACACCGTCGAGAGCGACGTGCCGAGCAAGCAGACCGCCGCGGGCGGCAAAGAGGACGACTTCCAAGGCCGGAGTCAGGAGCGGGCCGACGAGTTCTACGACGAGGTCGGCGAGGCCGCGGCGCGCGTGTTCCTCGACGACGCGCCGTCCGACGCCGTCGACGACGCCTCCCCCGGCACCGAGTTCGAGGGCGAGGCGCTCCTCGTCGCCGGCAGCGAGGTCACCGCCGAGCAGTTCCTGGAGGGCGACCACCTCTCGGAACCGCTCGCCGACGCCGCGGTCGGCCCGTTCGACGCGGAGTACGCCTCCGAGCAGGGCCTCCGCGAACTCGTCGACGCCGCCGAGGAGGCGGGCGAACTCGGCACGACCGACGCCCGCGGAGCGCTCGAACGCTTCTTCGAGGCGCTCGACGACGACGAGGAGACCGCCATCGGCGGGCACGAGGACGTCGAGCGAGCGCTCGAACTCGACGCGGTCGACACGCTCGTCGTCGCCGACTCGCTCCCGGAGGAGGAAGTGCAGTCGCTGGCCGAACGCGCCGAGGAACAGGGCGGCGAGTGCGTCGTCGCGCCCGAGGGCCTCGACCGAACCGAACGGCTCGAAGCGGCGTTCGACGGCGTCGGCGCGCTGCTCCGGTTCCCGATAGAGTAA
- the ggt gene encoding gamma-glutamyltransferase yields the protein MSEPNLDEFASRRSTVYGRSGVVATSQPLAAQAGIETLRDGGNAFDAAVATAAALNVVEPTSTGLGGDVFALYRTADGDVGAMRSCGGAPSGATRERVREAVADEGEEPAEAEMPMRGPHTVTVPGTARGWEATTRELGRRTLGENLQAAIRYATEGYPVTEVVAAQWEHGDDLFTDEHAREAFLPGGRPPTVGETVTLPRLGESMKTIAEEGADAVYEGEIAEAIADEVQSKGGFMTVEDLAAFEPEFLDPVSTTYRGTEVYELPPNNQGLIALEALNIAEEIAAGDADYDSVDRVHYFGEAMKRAFHDGHRYITDPEYEEIPPLASKEYARRRAADITDEPSDVSFGVPDAHAEDADTVLLCVADDEGNVVSYINSRFAGFGSGVVAGDTGIALQNRGASFSLDDDHPNRLEPGKRPFHTLVPALAKFDEDDWAAFGVMGGYMQPQGHVQVISNIVDYDMPIQAALDAPRWRYREDGDLALEPALAGSVGATLNRRGHDVSLLHTGMFGGAQLVRNDGGTLSGATEPRKDGHVGTY from the coding sequence ATGAGCGAACCGAATCTAGACGAGTTCGCCTCGCGCCGGTCGACCGTGTACGGTCGGTCCGGCGTGGTGGCGACGAGCCAGCCGTTGGCCGCGCAGGCGGGTATCGAGACGCTCCGCGACGGCGGAAACGCCTTCGACGCGGCCGTCGCGACGGCGGCCGCACTGAACGTCGTCGAACCCACGTCGACGGGCCTCGGCGGCGACGTGTTCGCCCTCTACCGCACCGCCGACGGCGACGTGGGCGCGATGCGTTCCTGCGGCGGCGCGCCGAGCGGTGCGACCCGCGAGCGCGTCCGCGAAGCGGTCGCCGACGAGGGTGAGGAACCCGCGGAGGCGGAGATGCCCATGCGAGGGCCGCACACCGTGACCGTCCCCGGGACGGCGCGCGGGTGGGAGGCGACGACGCGCGAACTCGGGCGCCGAACGCTGGGCGAGAACCTCCAAGCGGCGATTCGGTACGCCACCGAGGGCTACCCGGTGACGGAAGTCGTCGCGGCGCAGTGGGAGCACGGCGACGACCTGTTCACCGACGAACACGCCCGCGAGGCGTTCCTGCCGGGAGGCCGACCGCCGACGGTGGGCGAGACGGTGACGCTTCCGCGACTCGGCGAATCGATGAAAACCATCGCCGAGGAGGGCGCCGACGCCGTCTACGAGGGTGAAATCGCCGAGGCCATCGCCGACGAGGTGCAGTCGAAGGGCGGGTTCATGACCGTCGAGGACCTCGCGGCCTTCGAACCGGAGTTCCTCGACCCCGTGAGCACGACCTACCGCGGAACGGAGGTGTACGAACTCCCGCCCAACAATCAAGGGCTCATCGCCCTGGAAGCGCTCAACATCGCCGAGGAGATAGCCGCGGGCGACGCCGACTACGACTCCGTCGACCGCGTGCACTACTTCGGCGAGGCGATGAAGCGGGCGTTCCACGACGGCCACCGCTACATCACCGACCCCGAGTACGAGGAGATTCCGCCGCTGGCATCGAAGGAGTACGCCCGTCGGCGCGCGGCCGACATCACCGACGAACCGAGCGACGTGTCGTTCGGCGTGCCGGACGCGCACGCCGAGGACGCCGACACGGTCCTGCTCTGCGTCGCCGACGACGAGGGCAACGTCGTCTCCTACATCAACTCCCGGTTCGCCGGGTTCGGGTCCGGCGTCGTCGCCGGCGACACCGGTATCGCCCTCCAGAATCGGGGGGCGTCGTTCTCGCTCGACGACGACCACCCCAACCGGCTGGAACCCGGCAAGCGCCCGTTCCACACGCTCGTCCCCGCCCTCGCGAAGTTCGACGAGGACGACTGGGCGGCGTTCGGCGTCATGGGCGGCTACATGCAACCGCAGGGGCACGTGCAGGTGATATCGAACATCGTCGACTACGACATGCCGATTCAGGCGGCGCTGGACGCCCCGCGGTGGCGCTACCGCGAGGACGGCGACTTGGCGCTCGAACCCGCGCTGGCCGGGTCGGTCGGGGCGACGCTGAACCGGCGGGGCCACGACGTGTCCCTCCTCCACACGGGGATGTTCGGGGGCGCGCAACTCGTTCGGAACGACGGCGGCACGCTCTCGGGAGCGACCGAACCGCGGAAGGACGGTCACGTCGGGACGTATTGA
- a CDS encoding pyridoxamine 5'-phosphate oxidase family protein, translated as MDSIEYVYTFGMSDEEVDERLRSESAGVLSLADDGVAYGVPVCHYYDGDSLLFRLSDDEDSRKLDVAEATTEASFVLFDAAGRDVSWSVVATGSLRRLSEEERAAYDATELNERFGPLRVFDENVDEIDLVLYEMEITTLLGRRTDE; from the coding sequence ATGGACAGCATCGAGTACGTGTACACGTTCGGGATGAGCGACGAAGAGGTGGACGAACGGCTTCGGTCGGAGTCGGCGGGGGTGCTGTCACTGGCCGACGACGGCGTCGCGTACGGGGTACCCGTCTGCCACTACTACGACGGGGACTCGCTCCTGTTCCGCCTCTCCGACGACGAGGACAGCAGGAAACTCGACGTCGCGGAGGCGACGACCGAAGCGTCGTTCGTCCTCTTCGACGCCGCGGGCCGGGACGTCTCTTGGAGCGTCGTCGCCACCGGGTCGCTCCGGCGACTGTCCGAGGAGGAACGGGCGGCGTACGACGCCACCGAACTCAACGAGCGATTCGGTCCGCTTCGGGTATTCGACGAGAACGTCGACGAAATCGACCTCGTCCTCTACGAGATGGAGATAACCACCCTGCTGGGTCGGCGCACCGACGAGTAG
- a CDS encoding MFS transporter codes for MSDHPSTDSSRRETLGLFVGLFVLSTAAAAYEIAPASVLPLIQESLGLTASTAGWLVSIMYATAVVTSVPTGIVLDRFSVRRVILFGTVALVVAGVWGWYAATAGAYLWLLVSRVLGGIAYVIFWNAGANVVGSAVASRYRATAVGVFTASAPVGFALGQFGSPLVATVAGWPAILPLYAAIGVVGVALFLLATRRHVPGIETATPDRTALRGLFTDRAVWTVCALCFLAYSLYLFVNTWLPSYLVDGFGISLAAGGLLTALFPAIGAVGRSSSGVVSERLFGGKRRPVVISAFAVAAPAVVAFVFVSRLESVVGAVLVVGFAIQLVTGLLFSYITELVPPAVRTTAISLLTSIGLLGAFAAPIAAGTIIDRVGYDPAFFVAGGVALLGVLLALRTPEPN; via the coding sequence GTGAGCGACCATCCCAGCACAGACTCTTCTCGACGCGAGACGCTCGGTCTCTTCGTCGGCCTGTTCGTGCTCTCGACGGCGGCTGCAGCCTACGAAATCGCCCCGGCGAGTGTCCTGCCGCTGATCCAAGAGTCGCTCGGACTCACGGCGAGTACGGCGGGGTGGCTCGTCAGCATCATGTACGCGACTGCCGTCGTCACCAGCGTCCCCACCGGTATCGTCCTCGACCGCTTTTCGGTCCGCCGGGTAATTCTCTTCGGAACCGTCGCGCTCGTCGTCGCGGGCGTGTGGGGCTGGTATGCGGCCACCGCCGGCGCGTATCTCTGGCTGCTCGTCTCACGCGTTCTCGGCGGTATCGCGTACGTCATCTTCTGGAACGCGGGCGCGAACGTCGTCGGCAGCGCCGTTGCGTCCCGGTACCGGGCAACCGCCGTCGGCGTGTTCACCGCGAGCGCACCGGTCGGATTCGCACTCGGCCAGTTCGGCAGTCCGCTCGTCGCGACCGTCGCCGGATGGCCCGCAATCCTCCCGCTGTACGCCGCCATCGGCGTCGTCGGCGTCGCACTGTTCCTGCTCGCGACCCGCCGCCACGTTCCGGGTATCGAGACGGCCACGCCGGACCGAACGGCGCTCCGCGGGTTGTTCACCGACCGGGCGGTCTGGACCGTCTGTGCGCTCTGCTTTCTGGCCTATTCGCTGTATCTCTTCGTCAACACGTGGCTCCCGAGCTATCTCGTCGACGGGTTCGGCATCTCGCTGGCGGCGGGGGGACTGCTGACCGCGCTGTTTCCGGCCATCGGCGCGGTCGGACGGTCGAGCAGCGGCGTGGTCTCCGAGCGCCTGTTCGGCGGCAAGCGTCGACCCGTCGTGATATCGGCGTTCGCCGTCGCCGCACCGGCCGTCGTCGCGTTCGTGTTCGTCTCGCGGCTCGAGTCGGTCGTCGGAGCGGTGCTCGTCGTCGGCTTCGCGATTCAACTCGTCACCGGGTTGCTCTTTTCGTATATCACCGAACTCGTCCCGCCGGCGGTACGGACGACGGCTATCTCGCTGCTGACGAGTATCGGTCTGCTCGGCGCGTTTGCTGCACCCATCGCCGCGGGAACTATCATCGACCGCGTGGGCTACGACCCGGCGTTTTTCGTCGCCGGTGGCGTCGCTCTTCTCGGCGTTCTCTTGGCGCTGCGTACGCCCGAACCCAACTGA